One genomic window of Mercenaria mercenaria strain notata chromosome 2, MADL_Memer_1, whole genome shotgun sequence includes the following:
- the LOC128548504 gene encoding uncharacterized protein LOC128548504: MDKNTTADLLKDLTELTTHLKDNYKEDFACQEWATTFSSKYYKKLVDTCKPTKRQTRSTLKEKLKEEITKSFGQEEVLENFNVDISSEDKCIESIRNLDKQIYRNKRNIVYCTHQIGFIIKNLRSVCPKDCDLGLYFHLRGVHYTDSYCRNLALVYELIEKHKNLLKCALNTGTLIKNRKLIEEICTELNW, encoded by the exons AT ggataaaaatacaaCAGCAGACCTGTTAAAAGATTTGACGGAATTAACAAcccatttaaaagataattacaaagaAGATTTTGCATGCCAAGAATGGGCTACAACATTCAGTTCAAAGTATTACAAGAAATTGGTTGATACATGTAAGCCAACAAAGCGACAAACAAGGAGTACGTTAAAAGAAAAGCTTAAAGAAGAAATTACGAAATCATTCGGACAAGAGgaggttttagaaaattttaatgtggaTATTTCAAGCGAGGACAAATGTATTGAAAGCATTAGAAATTTAGACAAGCagatatacagaaacaaacggaatattgtttattgtacacatcagattggatttattattaaaaatttaagatcAGTTTGCCCAAAGGATTGTGATCTGGGACTTTATTTTCATCTCAGAGGTGTACATTACACAGATTCCTACTGTCGAAACCTGGctttagtttatgaattaattgagaaacataagaatttattgaagtgtgctttaaacactggaactttaatcaaaaataggaaattaatcgaagaaatatgtacagagttgaattggtaa